The sequence below is a genomic window from Candidatus Latescibacter sp..
GGTTATCTGCGCCCTGGCTTTGCCGGTTGAGGGGTCAACAAGCGAGAATCCTCCTCCGCTTTTTTTCAGGATGCCGCTGATCCCTTCTGGCGGGGTTCCCTCGCCGCCGAAGGAGGGGAAAGTCTCGATGTCCTGTCCGCCCAGGATAAACTCCGGTTTCCCCAGAAGCTCCCAAAGCGCTATATCGAACCGGTCAAACTCGACCGACGGCAGCGAAAGCTCCATTTCCCGCTTTATAATCTGTGCGGCCCGGTGAAAAGCCGGAGTGCCTGTGGGGTGCGGTCCGATATCCGTGCACAGTTTTTTCAAAAGCTTTTGGGTATAATCCAGCCTTTTCTGCGGTGTATCGACCAGCTCGCCATCCCGTGGGGATTTTACTAAAAAACTGCTGCACCCGGCCATTGACAGGAGTGGCGCGCTCCCTATCAAGGCTGCAAAATCTCGCCTTTTCATGACTATATTCCCCTTTTTAAAAAGAACATGAACTGCGGCTCATCTTTTCTTTACCTGAAAATAGTGTGTTGTACATCGAGAGACAAAGATAATTTTTTTCCGAGTATGCAATTAGCCCGAATTATTCACAAACTTACTGTAACATTTTCTTAACTCTTTTTTAAACAAATACTTATTATTAATTTTGGAAGGCAGCCCCCTAAATCCCCCGAAGGGGGACTTTTCGTGGTAAAGATGAAAATGCGAAAGTTTAACTTTTTTAAAAAACAGATTAAGCCTTGTATTGCAGTCTTTTAAGTCCCCCTTTGGGGGATTTAGGGGGCTGTAGTTTAACACTCACAGAGACTAAAATCTCTTTTAAATGCATAATTCGGGCTAGATAGGGTTAAGGAAAAAGCCTTGAAGAAATGCGATGTCTGTTATATTTTATCTCTCGTGATGTACAAAGAAGTTTGTCGCATTTCTTACCTGAACTCTGTGTAAGGCCTTATCAACCATGATGAAACTTATCCAGGAAATGAAGCTGACCCAGAAACTGGATTTTCGCATGATCCAGTCTCTGAAGCTTCTTCCGCTCAATATCATGCAGCTTGAGCAGCGTATCAATGAAGAGCTCGAGCTCAATCCCATGCTTCAGGCTGAGGAGTCCGAGGAACAGATTCAGGAAAAACCGCAGAGTGCGGCGGATGACCGCGGGCAGATCACGACTGCCTCCGATGAGACTGAGCATAACGGGGATTTCACCGAAGCCGAATGGATGCGATATATAGAAGACGGTTTCGAGCACGATTACGGGGGACTGGATGAGACCGACTACAACGTCGAGGAACGCGAACCCACCCATGCCTATACGTCCACCCTGGCTGACCATCTCACCGAACAGCTAGGGATGGTGGTAAAAAACGAGAGTGACCGTGAGATAGGGGAATTCATCATAGGTTCAATCAACGATGAAGGATTTCTAGCGCTCTCCGACCGTGAAATTGCTAATGATCTTCAGTGTCCCATAGAAGATGTACAACGGATGGTCGCGGTGATCCAGCAGTTCGACCCGCCCGGAGTCGGCGCCCGTGACCTGAAGGAAACCCTTCTCATCCAGCTTCAGGAAAAAGGCTTGGGGGACAGCCTCGCCTGGAAAGCGGTCCACGACCACTTTGACGATTTCACCAACCGCAGGATCAAGAATATCATCAAGGGCCTCCAGATCACTGAAGAAGACATGAAGGTTATTATGGCAGAAATCGGCGCGCTCTCCCCACGGCCGGGGGCGGTTTACAGCCAGGGGGCGAGCACTGCCATTATCCCCGATATCTTCGTGGAGAAGATCGAGGGAGACTACATTGTCATGCTCAACGACCGTTACGTTCCCC
It includes:
- the rpoN gene encoding RNA polymerase factor sigma-54, translating into MMKLIQEMKLTQKLDFRMIQSLKLLPLNIMQLEQRINEELELNPMLQAEESEEQIQEKPQSAADDRGQITTASDETEHNGDFTEAEWMRYIEDGFEHDYGGLDETDYNVEEREPTHAYTSTLADHLTEQLGMVVKNESDREIGEFIIGSINDEGFLALSDREIANDLQCPIEDVQRMVAVIQQFDPPGVGARDLKETLLIQLQEKGLGDSLAWKAVHDHFDDFTNRRIKNIIKGLQITEEDMKVIMAEIGALSPRPGAVYSQGASTAIIPDIFVEKIEGDYIVMLNDRYVPQLTISSNYRRLLDKNAGTPPETRKYLVDKLNSAKWFINSIEQRRSTILKVSRAIVDRQKEFLDHGVTHLKPMTLQDIADTVGVAISTVQRVTTSKYMQTPQGVYELKYFFTQRISSLDGSDDFSAKTVKERLKVLISEENPQKPLSDQKLTKILNTEGIDISRRAIAKYRDELQISPARLRKEL